One genomic region from Myxocyprinus asiaticus isolate MX2 ecotype Aquarium Trade chromosome 27, UBuf_Myxa_2, whole genome shotgun sequence encodes:
- the LOC127417947 gene encoding zinc finger protein 711-like: MDQGGILELHKELKMPHKMIMPDFVTGMGGMAHIDGEHIVVSVPEAVLVSDVVTDEGIMLETTLEAEVVEGPDICQEDVITTEGVIMSESILEAEVAIEEALGDTADLIEETVSDQVFVADLMSPHVENTLDHDLVSAEVMVTDTEMVIQSHDAMPSDVTIKDDDEEDVKSTSEDYLMISLDEVGEKLDIGDAPLKISADVSQDDDGSKEDEFSSEVIKVYIFKADGDEDVEIGSTEVVAESDFSNGHTVLEPAGTGRLPREKMLYMALKDASQGEEDINCTEITDQVYMEVIVGEEEAPAIQEAQLEDTPVNKTFVPAAWAAAYGSSLESKNGAATPYLQITDSISTSRALKQKIKKRRRGESRQCQTAVIIGPDGQPLTVYPCHICGKKFKSRSFLKRHMKNHPDHMLKKKYQCTDCDFITNKKVSFHNHLESHKLIIKNEKIPEYTEYTRRYHEASPLSSNKLILRDKEPKLHKCKYCEYETAEQGLLNRHLLAVHSKNFAHVCVECAKGFRHPSELKKHMRTHTGEKPYHCQHCDFRCADQSNLKTHIKSKHGTDLPFECEHCPQAFADDKELQRHTEIFQGHKTHQCPHCEHKSTNSNDLKRHVISVHTKDFPHKCNVCEKGFHRPSELKKHAETHKGNKVHQCRHCDFKISDPFTLSRHILSVHTKDLPFKCKRCKRGFRQQNELKKHMKTHSGRKVYQCQYCEYNTTDASGFKRHVISIHTKNYPHRCDYCKKGFRRPSEKNQHILRHHKETLM; encoded by the exons ATGGATCAAGGCGGGATCCTGGAGCTTCACAAGGAGCTGAAAATGCCCCATAAAATGATAATGCCAGATTTCG TTACAGGGATGGGAGGCATGGCCCACATTGATGGAGAGCACATCGTGGTGTCGGTGCCGGAGGCCGTGCTGGTCTCAGATGTGGTGACTGATGAAGGTATCATGTTGGAGACTACTCTGGAGGCTGAGGTGGTGGAAGGGCCTGACATCTGCCAAGAAGACGTCATCACTACCGAGGGAGTGATCATGTCCGAGTCTATCCTGGAGGCAGAGGTGGCCATCGAGGAGGCTCTGGGCGACACCGCTGATCTGATCGAAGAGACGGTGTCTGATCAGGTGTTTGTGGCTGACCTCATGTCACCTCACGTGGAGAACACACTGGACCATGACCTGGTTTCTGCAGAGGTCATGGTGACGGACACGGAGATGGTCATCCAATCACATGACGCCATGCCATCTGATGTCACTATTAAGGATGATGACGAAGAGGATGTGAAGAGCACCTCAGAGGACTACCTAATGATTTCCT TGGATGAGGTTGGTGAAAAGCTAGACATTGGAGACGCGCCCTTAAAGATCAGCGCCGATGTGAGTCAGGATGACGATGGGTCCAAGGAGGATGAGTTCAGCTCGGAGGTCATTAAAGTTTACATCTTTAAAGCAGATGGagatgaagatgtggaaataG GCAGCACAGAGGTGGTAGCAGAGAGTGATTTTTCCAATGGGCACACAGTGCTGGAACCAGCAGGCACAGGCAGACTGCCCAGAGAGAAGATGCTCTACATGGCTCTGAAGGATGCTAGCCAGGGAGAGGAGGACATCA ACTGTACAGAAATAACAGATCAGGTGTATATGGAGGTGATTGTTGGGGAGGAAGAGGCTCCTGCCATCCAGGAAGCTCAACTGGAGGACACACCAGTGAACAAGACCTTCGTCCCTGCAGCCTGGGCAGCTGCTTATG GTAGTAGTCTAGAGAGTAAGAACGGTGCTGCCACTCCATACCTGCAGATCACTGACAGCATCAGCACCAGCCGAGCTCTCAAGCAGAAGATCAAGAAGAGGAGGAGGGGAGAGTCACGCCAGTGCCAGACAG CCGTAATAATCGGTCCTGATGGGCAGCCCCTGACCGTCTACCCCTGCCATATCTGCGGCAAGAAGTTCAAGTCACGGAGTTTCCTGAAACGGCACATGAAGAACCACCCGGACCACATGTTGAAGAAGAAGTACCAGTGCACCGACTGCGACTTCATCACCAACAAGAAGGTGAGTTTCCACAACCACCTGGAAAGCCACAAGCTCATCATTAAGAACGAGAAGATCCCCGAGTACACGGAGTACACGCGGCGCTACCACGAGGCCAGCCCGCTGAGCTCCAACAAACTCATCCTGCGTGACAAGGAGCCCAAGCTGCACAAGTGTAAGTATTGCGAGTACGAGACCGCCGAACAGGGCCTCTTgaatcgccacctgctggctgtGCACAGCAAGAACTTTGCGCACGTCTGTGTGGAGTGTGCAAAGGGCTTCCGCCACCCCTCGGAGCTCAAAAAACACATGAGGACCCACACGGGCGAGAAGCCCTACCACTGTCAGCACTGCGACTTCCGCTGTGCCGATCAGTCCAACTTAAAAACTCATATAAAGAGCAAACATGGGACCGACCTACCCTTTGAATGCGAACACTGCCCGCAGGCGTTTGCTGATGACAAGGAACTCCAAAGGCACACAGAGATCTTTCAGGGTCACAAGACCCATCAGTGTCCGCACTGTGAACACAAGAGCACCAATTCCAATGATTTGAAACGTCATGTTATTTCGGTGCACACAAAAGACTTTCCGCACAAGTGCAACGTGTGCGAGAAGGGCTTCCACAGGCCCTCCGAACTGAAGAAACATGCCGAAACGCACAAGGGAAATAAAGTACACCAGTGCCGGCATTGCGATTTTAAAATATCGGACCCCTTCACGCTTAGTCGCCACATTCTGTCTGTTCACACTAAGGACCTGCCATTTAAATGCAAGCGTTGCAAGCGTGGCTTCAGGCAACAGAATGAactcaaaaagcacatgaagacaCACAGCGGTCGCAAGGTCTATCAATGCCAATATTGCGAGTACAACACTACGGACGCTTCAGGATTCAAACGGCATGTCATATCCATCCACACTAAAAACTATCCGCACAGGTGTGACTATTGCAAAAAGGGTTTCAGGCGACCTTCGGAAAAGAACCAACATATCTTGCGACATCACAAAGAAACCCTAATGTAA